In one Anaerolineae bacterium genomic region, the following are encoded:
- a CDS encoding ATP-binding cassette domain-containing protein, giving the protein MSNIVLQTKDLTKHYGSLTAVKNLTLEVYEGEVFGFLGPNGAGKTTSINMMCGLLRPDTGQVTIRGQAVANGSDEIRARVGVCPQDIVLWERLTCLEQLQFIGQMYGLSGHHARHRGEQLLAELDLSA; this is encoded by the coding sequence ATGTCCAATATTGTTCTGCAAACCAAAGACTTGACCAAACACTATGGTTCGTTGACAGCCGTAAAAAACCTAACTCTGGAAGTTTATGAAGGGGAGGTCTTCGGTTTTCTTGGCCCCAACGGCGCCGGCAAAACCACCTCCATCAATATGATGTGCGGCCTGCTCCGGCCCGACACCGGGCAAGTCACCATCCGGGGCCAGGCGGTGGCCAACGGCAGCGATGAGATCCGCGCCCGGGTGGGCGTCTGCCCGCAGGATATTGTACTGTGGGAACGGCTCACCTGTCTGGAGCAGTTGCAGTTCATCGGCCAGATGTACGGCCTCTCCGGGCATCACGCCCGCCACCGGGGGGAACAACTACTGGCCGAATTGGATTTATCCGCC
- a CDS encoding ABC transporter permease: MKILSIAKKSLLELWREPLLLGLLLFFPVVLVGFYYLAFGHTEGGLAAYLDVLVANNDAGTTLPNQSTWQAGNELLDVIQAAEFEDQPIFDVAVVADPHSAEITLRERKAAMLVVIPPNFSQALVEGMAGTGPVSPAAVALVGDPNNGNFMFARSFMEGLVRQYTLQTMQWSDEHFAVNYEFLPGTGTMSDFDFGVAGIIIFGIAFVVITTATVLVRENVQGTLPRLRLTRARAGDLLIGVTLGQMAVIVVQMLLTFGAARVLGFQNNGSLLLVIIIGLLFSLAAVGAGLLVACFARNDGEVANLGSAVLVPLVFLSGALFPMPKAPLFTIGGRTIEAYDILPATHTAAAMRKVLIFGDGLADIGYELVMMTVLSALILIVGIVMYQRLQLRKG; encoded by the coding sequence ATGAAAATTTTGAGCATTGCCAAAAAATCATTGCTGGAACTGTGGCGAGAACCACTGTTGCTGGGGTTGTTGCTGTTCTTTCCTGTTGTTCTGGTTGGCTTTTATTACCTTGCTTTTGGCCACACAGAGGGAGGATTGGCTGCCTATCTCGATGTGCTGGTTGCCAATAATGATGCGGGTACAACCTTGCCCAATCAATCAACCTGGCAGGCGGGAAACGAATTGCTTGACGTTATCCAGGCTGCCGAATTTGAGGACCAGCCCATCTTTGATGTGGCCGTGGTCGCCGATCCCCATTCCGCCGAGATTACCCTGCGCGAGCGCAAAGCCGCCATGCTGGTGGTCATTCCACCCAATTTCAGTCAGGCTCTCGTTGAAGGGATGGCCGGGACAGGCCCGGTTTCTCCGGCAGCAGTAGCGCTAGTAGGCGACCCCAACAACGGCAATTTTATGTTTGCCCGCAGTTTTATGGAAGGGCTAGTGCGCCAATATACGTTACAGACCATGCAGTGGTCGGATGAGCATTTCGCCGTAAATTATGAATTTTTGCCCGGCACCGGCACCATGTCGGACTTTGATTTTGGCGTGGCTGGCATCATTATTTTTGGCATTGCCTTTGTCGTTATTACCACCGCTACCGTGCTGGTTCGCGAAAACGTGCAAGGCACGCTGCCGCGTTTGCGCCTGACCCGCGCCCGGGCCGGTGATTTACTCATCGGCGTCACCCTGGGGCAGATGGCCGTTATTGTCGTCCAGATGTTGCTTACGTTTGGCGCGGCCCGCGTGTTGGGCTTTCAAAACAACGGTTCGCTCCTGCTGGTCATCATCATTGGCTTGCTGTTTAGCCTGGCGGCGGTGGGCGCGGGCCTGCTGGTGGCCTGTTTTGCCCGCAACGACGGTGAGGTAGCCAATCTGGGATCGGCGGTGCTGGTGCCGCTGGTCTTTCTTTCCGGCGCGTTGTTCCCCATGCCCAAAGCGCCGCTCTTCACCATCGGCGGGCGCACCATCGAAGCCTACGATATCTTACCCGCCACCCACACCGCCGCAGCCATGCGCAAAGTGCTTATTTTTGGCGACGGCCTGGCCGATATTGGTTACGAACTGGTGATGATGACGGTATTGTCGGCGCTGATTTTGATAGTAGGGATTGTAATGTACCAGCGGTTACAATTGCGAAAAGGGTAA
- a CDS encoding TetR/AcrR family transcriptional regulator, whose amino-acid sequence MTLSDWPQIHTHILQFEQEGLVTRTFRRLDPDRQQAILVAILDEAIEKGPTSLNIKQVAERAGVAVGSLYAYFGNRDGLLNFAVELCVRYMTDMFNYFGTYLEQMPLRESLAAYLTGGVEWSQTQAGLVHFFVRAAYHGDPVMAERVVRPIANTMRQMMHNILARAVERGEIRADVDLAATARVINALMIAVGDSQIMPYLNTYFQVTDDEVSPERLLEALLDFILRGISP is encoded by the coding sequence ATGACGCTTTCTGATTGGCCTCAAATTCACACCCATATTCTGCAATTTGAGCAAGAGGGCCTGGTAACCCGCACCTTCCGCCGGCTTGACCCGGATCGCCAGCAGGCCATTCTGGTCGCTATCCTGGACGAAGCGATAGAGAAAGGGCCGACCTCGCTCAATATCAAACAGGTGGCCGAACGGGCCGGGGTGGCGGTCGGTTCGCTCTATGCTTACTTTGGCAATCGAGACGGCCTGCTCAATTTTGCCGTAGAACTGTGCGTGCGTTATATGACCGACATGTTCAACTACTTTGGAACGTATCTGGAACAAATGCCGTTGCGCGAGTCGCTGGCCGCCTATCTCACCGGTGGGGTGGAGTGGAGCCAGACCCAGGCCGGGCTAGTGCACTTTTTTGTCCGGGCCGCCTACCACGGCGACCCGGTAATGGCCGAGCGCGTGGTGCGCCCCATTGCCAACACCATGCGCCAGATGATGCACAACATCCTGGCCCGCGCAGTTGAACGCGGCGAAATCAGGGCGGATGTTGACCTGGCCGCCACCGCCCGCGTGATCAATGCGTTGATGATTGCCGTGGGCGACAGCCAGATTATGCCCTACCTCAACACCTACTTTCAGGTTACCGATGATGAGGTGTCGCCGGAGCGCCTGCTGGAAGCCCTACTTGATTTTATTTTGCGTGGAATTAGCCCATGA
- a CDS encoding deoxynucleoside kinase, with amino-acid sequence MIFLEGNIGAGKTTLGRTISVSGAFDFSEEPTAMWREGFASNMLDLFYRDSKRWGFTFQMCALLTRAKTWREVSLLNNHHRIILERSIFCDRFVFAENGYRTGLFSLAEYQLYCDMWAFMVSLASVEPNLIIYLRTPAEVCLQRIQARGREEESGISLEYLAQLERLHDEWLLDNPKTVVLDGERRWTTEEVLAAMQGVISSEKVGSA; translated from the coding sequence ATGATTTTCCTCGAAGGCAATATTGGCGCCGGCAAAACCACCTTGGGCCGCACCATTAGCGTTTCTGGGGCGTTTGATTTCTCTGAAGAGCCAACCGCGATGTGGCGAGAAGGGTTTGCCTCTAATATGTTAGACCTGTTCTATCGCGACTCCAAGCGGTGGGGCTTCACCTTTCAGATGTGCGCCCTGCTCACCCGGGCCAAAACGTGGCGCGAGGTATCGTTGTTGAACAATCATCACCGGATCATTTTGGAACGCTCCATTTTTTGCGACCGTTTTGTTTTTGCGGAAAACGGCTATCGCACCGGCCTGTTTTCCCTGGCCGAATACCAACTTTATTGCGATATGTGGGCCTTTATGGTGTCGCTGGCTTCGGTCGAACCCAATCTCATCATTTACCTGCGCACCCCCGCCGAGGTTTGCTTGCAGCGCATTCAGGCCAGGGGTCGTGAGGAAGAGAGCGGCATTTCGCTGGAATACCTGGCCCAGCTTGAACGGCTCCACGATGAATGGTTACTTGACAACCCCAAAACCGTTGTGCTTGATGGCGAGCGGCGCTGGACAACGGAAGAGGTTTTGGCCGCCATGCAGGGAGTCATCAGCAGCGAAAAAGTGGGATCCGCATGA
- a CDS encoding Rdx family protein, translating into MAASLAAEIQHRFGLQAELIAGHNGIYEIAVNDKLVYTNQACTHPLVEEEVLAEISRYQPPLSWPSLAQDTTTFKGDAPFCRWSPPA; encoded by the coding sequence ATGGCCGCCAGTTTGGCGGCTGAAATTCAGCACAGGTTTGGCCTTCAGGCCGAACTCATTGCCGGACACAACGGCATCTACGAAATTGCTGTCAACGACAAGCTGGTGTATACCAACCAGGCCTGCACCCATCCGCTGGTAGAGGAAGAAGTTCTTGCCGAGATCAGCCGGTACCAGCCTCCTCTGTCCTGGCCAAGCTTGGCCCAAGATACAACAACGTTCAAAGGCGACGCCCCTTTCTGTAGGTGGTCGCCGCCGGCGTAG
- a CDS encoding cellulase family glycosylhydrolase yields MQNNLGKLLSLMFVLTILAPGLIMLLVGCGLEEVEATPTMPLQPAATSEPTITPVPLPTGPAIDKWSLWAGGTQLRGANIWQRVVVPWVDGDEFLGNDHVGPPFVQEDFDRLAALGANYVNISGPGLFTEKPPYVLDEAVQAHLDHLLEMAAQADLFVVITARTGPGRSDFTFYWDESADWGDASLLNDDVWLKQDAQDAWVKMWRHTAEHYRDNPIVVGYDLMCEPNGPGRLLDIWNGEDFYSAYAGTLYDWNQFYPRIAQAIRQVDPDTPILISPMGWGSVRWLPFLEPVDDPRTVYMVHQYEPQEQYTHQEPPASNTYPGSFDLNWDEAPDVFDRAWLDGYLSIIDDFKARTGAPVAVNEFGVMRWAPGAADFMRDSMDLFEQRGMNHAFWAWNPLWPPYSHIDDMNYLRGPDPDNHTDLTTNDILDVITNNWARNTVRPSTPAE; encoded by the coding sequence ATGCAAAATAATCTTGGGAAACTTTTGTCTCTCATGTTCGTTTTGACTATCCTTGCCCCGGGCCTGATCATGCTGCTGGTTGGCTGCGGGTTAGAAGAGGTAGAGGCAACGCCCACGATGCCGCTACAACCGGCGGCCACGTCCGAGCCAACTATCACCCCGGTCCCTTTGCCGACGGGTCCAGCGATAGACAAGTGGTCTCTGTGGGCGGGCGGCACCCAACTGCGCGGGGCCAACATCTGGCAGCGCGTGGTGGTGCCCTGGGTGGACGGCGACGAGTTTCTGGGCAACGACCACGTGGGGCCGCCTTTTGTTCAGGAAGACTTTGATCGTCTGGCTGCGTTGGGCGCAAATTACGTTAATATCTCCGGCCCTGGCCTGTTTACCGAAAAGCCGCCCTATGTACTGGACGAGGCGGTGCAGGCCCACCTGGACCATCTGCTGGAAATGGCGGCGCAGGCGGATTTGTTTGTGGTGATCACCGCCCGCACCGGCCCCGGCCGCAGCGACTTTACCTTTTACTGGGATGAATCCGCGGATTGGGGCGACGCCAGCCTGCTTAACGATGACGTGTGGCTGAAACAAGACGCCCAAGACGCCTGGGTGAAGATGTGGCGTCATACGGCAGAGCACTATCGCGACAACCCGATAGTGGTCGGCTACGACCTGATGTGCGAGCCGAACGGCCCGGGCCGATTGCTGGACATCTGGAATGGCGAGGACTTTTACTCGGCCTATGCGGGTACGCTCTACGACTGGAACCAATTCTACCCGCGCATTGCGCAGGCTATCCGCCAGGTAGACCCAGACACGCCGATTTTGATTAGCCCTATGGGCTGGGGCAGTGTGCGCTGGCTGCCCTTCCTGGAACCGGTGGACGACCCGCGCACGGTGTACATGGTGCACCAGTACGAGCCGCAAGAGCAGTATACCCACCAGGAACCACCGGCCTCCAACACCTATCCGGGGTCGTTTGACCTGAACTGGGACGAAGCGCCGGATGTTTTTGACCGGGCCTGGCTGGACGGCTATCTCTCGATTATTGATGACTTTAAGGCCCGGACCGGCGCGCCAGTGGCCGTGAATGAATTTGGCGTAATGCGTTGGGCACCCGGCGCGGCAGACTTTATGCGCGACTCGATGGACCTCTTTGAGCAGCGCGGCATGAACCACGCCTTTTGGGCCTGGAATCCCTTATGGCCCCCCTACTCGCATATTGACGACATGAACTACCTGCGCGGGCCAGACCCGGACAATCATACCGACCTGACCACCAACGACATCCTGGACGTTATCACCAACAACTGGGCGCGCAATACCGTTCGACCTTCTACCCCTGCGGAGTAA
- a CDS encoding amidohydrolase: protein MYDLMIHNCHALLITDEGRVEVQRNQDIIVDEGKIVAIQSSTDSEVAGQSHEVIEANQMLAMPGLINTHAHVPMVIFRGLAEDVSIERWFNEFMWPLESNLTEEDVYWGMLLGLVEMIEGGVTTVADHYFFMGRAAQAVEHAGTRAALGWAVFADRGYAALDETAAFAERWHGQADGRITTWMAPHAPYTCDDDFLKAAAAHARRLGVGIHIHAAEEIGQTRASLDKRGITPIKVLKETGILELPTIIAHGCGILPEDIDLLRPYANHVGVAHCPKTYLKLGMGLTPIAGLREAGIAVGLGTDGAVSNNTLDIFESLRLMAMLQKHEARDPEVMAIPQALDIATRGSAAVVGLADKIGQLAPGYLADIILVDMSGAHCQPLHSVTASLVYHTRASDVQTVIVNGQIIMRDRQILTLDKAQIISAVNQNMARLARRIPEKRIQVYNP, encoded by the coding sequence ATGTACGATTTAATGATTCACAATTGCCATGCCCTGTTGATTACCGACGAGGGACGGGTCGAGGTTCAACGCAACCAGGACATCATTGTTGATGAGGGTAAAATCGTTGCCATCCAGTCTTCCACTGACAGTGAGGTCGCCGGTCAGTCCCACGAGGTGATTGAGGCTAATCAAATGCTGGCCATGCCCGGTTTGATCAATACCCACGCTCATGTGCCGATGGTCATTTTTCGCGGGCTGGCCGAGGATGTGTCCATTGAGCGCTGGTTCAACGAATTTATGTGGCCGCTGGAAAGCAACCTGACCGAAGAGGATGTTTACTGGGGCATGCTGCTGGGCCTGGTGGAAATGATCGAAGGGGGGGTGACCACGGTAGCTGACCATTATTTTTTTATGGGCCGGGCCGCCCAGGCGGTGGAACACGCTGGTACTCGTGCGGCGCTGGGCTGGGCCGTCTTTGCCGACCGGGGCTATGCAGCTCTTGATGAAACCGCCGCCTTTGCCGAACGCTGGCATGGTCAGGCCGACGGCCGGATCACTACCTGGATGGCACCCCATGCCCCCTACACCTGTGATGATGATTTTCTCAAAGCCGCGGCAGCCCACGCCCGGCGGCTGGGTGTGGGTATTCACATCCACGCCGCGGAAGAAATCGGCCAAACCCGGGCCAGCCTAGACAAGCGCGGGATCACACCGATCAAGGTGCTGAAAGAGACCGGCATCCTGGAACTGCCCACCATCATTGCTCACGGCTGTGGTATTCTGCCGGAGGATATAGACCTTCTCCGGCCCTACGCCAACCACGTTGGGGTGGCCCACTGCCCCAAAACCTACCTCAAGCTGGGCATGGGCCTGACCCCGATTGCCGGCTTGCGCGAGGCCGGTATTGCCGTGGGCCTGGGCACCGATGGCGCGGTCAGCAACAATACTCTGGACATTTTTGAGAGCCTGCGCCTGATGGCCATGTTGCAGAAGCACGAGGCGCGTGACCCGGAGGTGATGGCGATTCCCCAGGCCTTGGATATTGCCACGCGAGGCAGCGCGGCCGTGGTAGGTCTGGCAGATAAAATCGGTCAATTAGCCCCCGGTTACCTGGCCGACATCATTCTGGTAGATATGAGCGGGGCGCACTGCCAGCCCTTGCATAGCGTTACCGCCAGTCTGGTTTACCATACCCGGGCCAGCGATGTGCAGACGGTCATCGTCAATGGGCAGATCATTATGCGCGACCGCCAGATTCTGACGTTGGACAAAGCTCAAATCATTAGTGCAGTCAACCAAAACATGGCCCGCCTGGCCCGGCGTATCCCAGAGAAGCGAATTCAGGTTTATAATCCGTAG
- a CDS encoding glycoside hydrolase family 3 protein: MTYLNSSKEFLARSLSRREFLRLVGPGLPALALLAGCGPLSSSSAPSEITPFPTLSLATPSPTVTPLLPSEEMLTPDLEFKIGQMLMVGFRGLAIDGEHFIAQDIRERHLGGVVLFSYDVPTRQPVRNIESPAQVKTLIASLQSFSATPLLVAVDQEGGLISRLNEQYGFPATVSHQYLGEVNNLATTYQQATAMAQTLAGVGVNLNLAPVVDLCINPANPIIAKYERCFSADPAIVTVHACQFIQAHHAQGVRCTLKHFPGHGSSREDSHRGLVDVTETWSRVELQPYAQLIKASLADAMMTAHVFNTNLDPEYPATLSRAAITGLLRQELGYEGVVISDDMQMGAIVNYYGFETAIEQALGAGVDVLAFANNSVYEEDVASRAMAVIKGLVQAGAISASRIDESYQRIQRLKRCCK; this comes from the coding sequence ATGACCTACTTAAACAGCAGCAAGGAGTTTTTGGCTCGTTCTCTCTCTCGCCGCGAATTTCTCCGGTTGGTCGGGCCCGGCTTGCCCGCATTGGCTCTGCTGGCCGGATGCGGTCCGCTCTCCTCTTCCTCCGCGCCATCAGAAATAACCCCATTCCCAACTCTCTCGTTGGCTACCCCCTCCCCAACCGTTACGCCTTTATTGCCCTCCGAAGAAATGTTAACGCCGGACCTGGAGTTCAAAATCGGCCAGATGTTGATGGTCGGCTTTCGCGGGTTGGCGATAGACGGCGAGCACTTTATCGCCCAAGATATTCGGGAGCGCCACCTGGGCGGGGTGGTGCTGTTTAGTTACGACGTGCCCACCCGGCAACCCGTGCGTAATATCGAATCGCCGGCCCAGGTAAAAACGTTGATTGCTTCTTTGCAATCGTTCTCAGCTACGCCCCTGCTGGTGGCCGTTGACCAGGAAGGCGGCCTGATCAGCCGTTTGAACGAACAGTACGGCTTTCCGGCCACCGTCTCGCATCAATATCTGGGGGAGGTCAATAACCTGGCGACCACGTACCAGCAGGCCACGGCCATGGCCCAAACCCTGGCGGGGGTTGGCGTCAATCTCAACCTGGCCCCGGTGGTGGATTTGTGTATCAATCCCGCCAATCCCATCATTGCCAAATACGAGCGTTGTTTCTCCGCCGACCCGGCGATTGTTACCGTCCACGCTTGCCAGTTCATTCAGGCGCATCACGCGCAGGGGGTGCGCTGCACGCTCAAACATTTTCCCGGCCACGGGAGTTCACGCGAGGATTCACATCGGGGCCTGGTGGACGTGACCGAAACCTGGTCGCGGGTGGAATTACAGCCTTACGCTCAACTCATCAAGGCCAGCCTGGCCGATGCCATGATGACGGCCCACGTGTTCAACACCAACCTTGACCCCGAATACCCGGCCACCCTCTCCCGGGCCGCTATTACCGGCTTGTTGCGCCAGGAATTGGGATACGAGGGGGTGGTCATCTCCGACGATATGCAGATGGGGGCCATCGTAAATTATTACGGCTTTGAAACGGCCATCGAGCAGGCGCTTGGGGCGGGGGTAGACGTCTTGGCCTTTGCCAATAATTCTGTGTACGAAGAAGATGTGGCCTCTCGCGCTATGGCCGTGATCAAAGGCCTGGTGCAGGCAGGGGCCATTAGCGCGTCCCGCATAGATGAGTCCTATCAACGGATCCAACGGCTCAAGCGCTGCTGCAAATAG
- a CDS encoding helix-turn-helix transcriptional regulator yields MTGEYPTNTALNFGETIRQLRRAQRLTQRELAESVQALGLKADFTYISKIENDRLEVLPSEALIRGLAQVLETDAETLLDLAGKFDQKALQNVAAEIPEVGILLRRLQTRRISQKQLKKFLADTA; encoded by the coding sequence ATGACCGGGGAATACCCAACCAATACCGCCCTCAACTTTGGCGAGACCATCCGCCAGCTCCGTCGCGCCCAACGTTTGACCCAACGCGAGCTGGCCGAAAGCGTGCAGGCCTTGGGCCTGAAGGCTGATTTTACCTACATCAGCAAAATTGAAAATGACCGGCTGGAAGTGCTGCCCAGCGAGGCATTAATTCGCGGCCTGGCCCAAGTTTTAGAGACCGATGCCGAGACCCTGTTGGATCTGGCCGGCAAGTTTGATCAAAAAGCGCTGCAAAACGTGGCGGCGGAAATACCGGAAGTGGGTATTTTATTACGACGCCTACAAACCAGGCGCATTAGCCAAAAGCAGCTAAAAAAGTTTTTAGCAGACACAGCTTAA
- a CDS encoding ImmA/IrrE family metallo-endopeptidase — MSQKEGEALQINPRVPYIADADLEELANELLERYEREVAPIFRPPAPVEEIADFLLELNLEWLDIADTETEPILAYLDPATKTIRFNERRLAYFEQYPGTYQFTLAHEIGHYQLHLLLEPVPANPVYVYRFQGTPKDRREWQAERFASYLLLPASLLLPAIAKMDLCRWSTLYQLRDQFEVSVTALKIRLEELGYVYAAPNGRLYPNRSAALSDQRQALRHLMSQGQLYHSLGQVAQTKMLYTQALHLAREFGYRREAAALAGQLAQLAGTDPA, encoded by the coding sequence ATGAGCCAAAAAGAAGGCGAAGCCTTGCAAATCAACCCCCGCGTGCCCTATATTGCAGATGCCGACCTGGAGGAACTGGCCAACGAGTTGCTGGAGCGGTACGAACGGGAAGTGGCCCCTATCTTCCGGCCGCCGGCGCCCGTGGAAGAAATTGCCGATTTTTTGCTGGAGTTGAACCTGGAATGGCTGGATATTGCCGACACAGAAACAGAGCCGATTCTGGCCTACCTTGACCCCGCCACTAAAACCATCCGGTTCAACGAGCGGCGGCTGGCCTATTTTGAACAATATCCGGGCACCTACCAATTTACCCTGGCCCACGAGATTGGCCACTACCAACTGCATTTGTTGCTGGAGCCGGTGCCGGCTAATCCGGTTTACGTGTATCGCTTTCAGGGTACGCCTAAAGACCGGCGAGAATGGCAGGCCGAACGATTTGCCAGTTACCTGCTGCTGCCGGCGTCGCTGCTATTGCCGGCCATTGCCAAAATGGACTTGTGCCGCTGGTCTACCTTGTACCAATTGCGCGACCAGTTTGAGGTATCGGTTACTGCGCTCAAAATCCGGCTGGAGGAACTGGGCTACGTCTACGCGGCCCCAAACGGACGGCTTTATCCCAACCGCAGCGCCGCCCTCAGCGACCAGCGGCAGGCGCTGCGCCACCTTATGAGCCAGGGACAACTCTACCACAGCCTGGGGCAAGTGGCCCAAACCAAAATGCTCTACACCCAGGCCCTGCACCTGGCCCGCGAATTCGGCTATCGGCGCGAGGCAGCGGCCCTGGCCGGGCAGTTGGCGCAATTGGCCGGTACGGACCCGGCCTGA
- a CDS encoding ATP-binding protein has protein sequence MAQSGIATANGPEPGLNGDLNRWEEWDGWIPTRDVVVARTSDEEIFRHATRTRGHPLCLGQALTGQRFYVEGQDLEKVNVVTGVKGSGKSHLAKVILLQLIARGAPCIVFDINREYIHLPPVQTDPETGRVTRRGVIHLEAGGNFRLGVRQFGLPPLLTLLQRFGLPEVSALYFENRLARLWAEAEALEAQHGQAPYVGLEQLIQMAEQNEFGSGSNALVVNQAIRSRLDALKNTRIFARTVQEAASLRESYRKIRNGGALLIDVSALSNLAREGFVQAIIELVKGLCEWEIEQGTNRFPFIFFEEAHLYVSRQSIDYIVTRARHLGITSFFVTNMIHGLDETILRQADNLFLLRIPFDDDVRHVSRGAATDYETMAAFVRRLRQHHALAIGQATSHYPLMFKVDPLAGINTAGETRYFFRNGK, from the coding sequence ATGGCGCAATCCGGCATTGCAACTGCAAATGGCCCTGAACCTGGCCTGAACGGCGATCTGAACCGCTGGGAAGAGTGGGATGGCTGGATTCCCACCCGCGACGTGGTGGTCGCCCGCACCAGCGATGAGGAGATCTTTCGGCACGCCACCCGCACCCGGGGCCATCCCCTCTGCCTGGGCCAGGCCCTGACCGGCCAAAGGTTTTACGTGGAAGGGCAGGACCTGGAAAAAGTGAACGTGGTCACCGGCGTTAAGGGCAGCGGCAAAAGCCACCTGGCCAAGGTTATTCTGCTGCAACTGATTGCCCGGGGCGCGCCCTGCATTGTCTTTGACATCAACCGAGAATATATCCACCTGCCCCCGGTGCAAACCGATCCCGAAACCGGCCGGGTAACCCGGCGCGGGGTTATTCACCTGGAGGCCGGGGGCAATTTTAGATTGGGCGTGCGCCAGTTTGGTCTGCCTCCCCTGCTTACGCTGCTGCAACGTTTTGGCCTGCCCGAGGTGTCGGCCTTGTATTTTGAAAACCGGCTGGCCCGTTTGTGGGCCGAGGCCGAGGCCCTGGAAGCGCAGCATGGCCAGGCCCCTTACGTGGGGTTGGAGCAGCTCATCCAGATGGCCGAACAAAACGAGTTCGGTAGCGGCTCCAACGCCCTGGTAGTGAACCAGGCCATTCGCTCGCGGCTGGACGCCTTAAAAAACACGCGCATCTTTGCCCGCACGGTGCAAGAGGCCGCTTCGCTGCGGGAGTCGTACCGTAAAATCCGCAATGGCGGAGCTTTGTTGATTGACGTGTCGGCCCTCTCAAACCTGGCCCGCGAAGGCTTTGTGCAGGCCATCATCGAACTGGTCAAAGGGTTGTGCGAGTGGGAAATTGAACAGGGCACAAACCGTTTTCCCTTTATCTTTTTTGAAGAAGCGCACCTGTATGTTTCCCGCCAGAGCATTGACTACATTGTTACCCGCGCCCGCCACCTGGGCATCACCAGTTTTTTTGTGACCAACATGATCCACGGCCTGGACGAGACCATTCTGCGCCAGGCCGACAACCTGTTTTTGCTGCGCATCCCCTTTGACGACGACGTGCGCCATGTATCGCGGGGCGCGGCCACCGATTACGAAACCATGGCCGCCTTTGTCCGCCGCCTGCGCCAGCATCACGCCCTGGCCATTGGCCAGGCCACCTCCCACTATCCCCTGATGTTCAAGGTAGACCCGCTGGCGGGCATCAATACGGCGGGCGAAACGCGCTATTTTTTCAGAAACGGAAAATGA
- a CDS encoding PD-(D/E)XK nuclease family protein: MKKIKGAAGYVMDWLQADKPGKSDEPYIKPSSLAKGCLRYVAYELLGKPKPLLEARVGRILSVGTDSHRRLQRGLSRACLGQEVFFEVPEYRIHGFCDGLLYIPPAKATGETMAGFWALEFKTTAAGEFDKLKVAKMPKEEHVRQAQIYLWGLDTYYQGAIPLQGAIIYYENRDTLEHLALEVLPNPEMMADLLARVKAMLEGLAGDSLPDDVLPPDHWAHGYCPYLEICEPGQQALAWQAAQPKTLPDKVVADIIAKRIVAKKGAEKMTGKKKPGSRSLAELAQDLAWE, encoded by the coding sequence ATGAAAAAGATAAAAGGGGCCGCCGGTTACGTGATGGACTGGTTACAGGCGGACAAGCCGGGCAAAAGCGACGAACCGTACATCAAACCATCCTCCCTGGCCAAGGGCTGTTTGCGCTACGTGGCCTATGAGTTGCTGGGCAAACCCAAGCCACTTTTGGAGGCGCGGGTGGGACGTATTTTGTCGGTGGGCACCGACAGCCACCGCCGTTTGCAGCGCGGCTTGAGCCGGGCCTGTTTGGGGCAGGAGGTCTTTTTTGAGGTGCCCGAGTACCGCATCCACGGCTTTTGCGACGGCCTGTTGTACATTCCCCCGGCCAAAGCAACCGGTGAAACAATGGCCGGTTTTTGGGCCTTGGAGTTCAAAACAACCGCCGCCGGCGAGTTTGATAAACTCAAAGTGGCCAAAATGCCTAAAGAGGAACACGTCCGCCAGGCTCAAATTTACCTGTGGGGTCTGGACACTTATTACCAGGGCGCAATTCCCCTGCAAGGGGCGATCATTTATTACGAAAACCGGGACACCCTGGAACACCTGGCCCTGGAAGTATTGCCCAACCCGGAGATGATGGCCGACCTGCTGGCGCGGGTGAAGGCCATGCTGGAGGGGCTGGCCGGGGATTCCCTGCCCGACGACGTTTTGCCGCCCGACCACTGGGCGCACGGCTATTGCCCGTATCTGGAAATCTGCGAGCCGGGACAACAAGCCCTGGCCTGGCAAGCCGCGCAGCCCAAAACCCTGCCCGATAAAGTAGTGGCCGACATTATTGCCAAACGCATTGTGGCCAAAAAAGGGGCAGAAAAGATGACGGGCAAAAAGAAGCCGGGCAGCCGCTCCCTGGCTGAGTTGGCCCAAGACCTGGCCTGGGAATAA